From uncultured Roseateles sp., the proteins below share one genomic window:
- a CDS encoding helix-turn-helix transcriptional regulator: MPEAASLVRPLRVPPGNHHGMPDIGDEHDLARSGLGTGFMRTWRSDNVMVTVTDAEFQLPRHLRLEVVSDALLIRASSSGDCRYTTDGGVTWQCRAPAVTVTQIPQGTKLEVDIAAGVRQQSMTVLIQPRVLVALACDDVPESLSRIGESPVLAAEQLLSMPLSPEIQSLLYDLRHSRLPGKLRNIQMGSRAIELTVLMMAGWSARLGGNHTPGLLKRDADLLAAARHALLERCTNPPTLIALARELGTNKNKLNRLFRDRFGTTPQSYALERRMERARSLIADGRMTVGQVAEAVGYQHQSSFTTAFRHAMGVSPREYASREGARAEH, from the coding sequence ATGCCTGAAGCCGCTTCCCTGGTCCGTCCCCTGCGCGTCCCGCCTGGCAATCACCACGGAATGCCGGACATTGGCGACGAACACGATCTCGCTCGCAGTGGCCTGGGCACGGGGTTCATGCGCACCTGGCGGTCCGACAACGTGATGGTCACGGTCACCGATGCCGAGTTTCAGCTGCCGCGACACCTAAGGCTGGAAGTCGTCAGCGATGCGCTGCTGATACGCGCATCAAGCAGCGGTGACTGCCGCTACACAACCGACGGCGGCGTGACGTGGCAATGCCGCGCTCCCGCGGTGACGGTGACGCAGATTCCCCAGGGTACGAAGCTAGAGGTCGACATCGCCGCGGGCGTGCGGCAGCAAAGCATGACCGTTCTGATTCAACCGCGAGTGCTCGTGGCACTCGCCTGTGACGACGTGCCGGAGTCGCTGTCCCGTATCGGCGAGTCGCCCGTGCTGGCCGCTGAACAACTGCTGTCGATGCCCTTGAGTCCGGAAATCCAGTCCCTGCTTTACGACCTTCGCCACAGCCGGCTGCCAGGCAAACTGCGCAACATTCAGATGGGCTCGCGTGCCATCGAACTCACCGTACTGATGATGGCCGGATGGTCGGCTCGCCTGGGGGGCAACCATACGCCCGGCCTGCTCAAACGCGACGCCGATCTGCTCGCAGCCGCCCGCCACGCCCTGCTTGAGCGCTGCACAAATCCGCCGACGCTGATAGCGCTGGCGAGGGAGTTGGGCACCAACAAGAACAAGCTCAATCGGCTATTCCGTGACCGCTTCGGCACCACGCCCCAGAGCTACGCACTGGAACGCCGGATGGAGCGTGCGCGCTCGCTGATCGCCGATGGCCGCATGACGGTCGGCCAGGTGGCTGAAGCGGTGGGCTACCAGCACCAGAGCAGCTTCACCACCGCGTTTCGTCATGCCATGGGCGTGTCGCCACGCGAGTACGCCAGCCGCGAAGGCGCGCGCGCGGAGCATTGA
- a CDS encoding helix-turn-helix domain-containing protein has translation MANLVPKVSAEQWLATARLTLIEDGIDAVKVDRLAQRIGVTRGGFYHHFADRGDLLERLLADWETNVEFVPTELKPVTAAQALEAIDALVAHLVAEQRYDPRFDMAVRAWAHADPKIDRSVQRSDLRRLAALENVFLALGCDAEESLVRARVFYFHQIGYYATGLEETRQQRVSHLQTYVRILCGEGNLERARKHGRKARA, from the coding sequence GTGGCAAACCTGGTCCCCAAGGTTTCGGCCGAGCAATGGCTGGCAACGGCGCGTCTCACACTGATCGAAGACGGCATCGACGCCGTCAAGGTTGACCGTTTGGCCCAGCGCATCGGCGTCACCCGCGGCGGTTTCTATCACCACTTCGCCGACCGCGGCGATCTGCTCGAACGCTTGCTAGCGGATTGGGAGACCAACGTCGAGTTCGTGCCCACCGAGCTGAAGCCTGTGACGGCGGCTCAGGCGCTGGAGGCGATCGATGCGCTCGTTGCGCACCTGGTGGCCGAGCAGCGCTACGACCCCCGCTTCGACATGGCGGTGCGCGCTTGGGCACACGCCGATCCGAAGATTGATCGCTCCGTGCAGCGATCCGACCTGCGCCGCCTGGCGGCCCTCGAAAACGTCTTCCTGGCGCTCGGCTGCGACGCCGAGGAGTCTCTCGTGCGGGCAAGAGTTTTCTATTTCCACCAGATTGGCTACTACGCCACTGGCCTGGAGGAGACGCGCCAGCAACGGGTCAGCCACCTCCAGACCTATGTGCGCATCCTTTGCGGCGAGGGCAATCTGGAGCGGGCGCGAAAACATGGGCGTAAGGCCAGGGCGTAA
- a CDS encoding prolyl oligopeptidase family serine peptidase produces MKYPIAHADPKTVTFGRISYVDPYQWLEEESPEALAWQAEQDQLTQAWFKANPASQRATAIMDSMPRIEADFPIFSGGRWFRKRTPAGRAMQVVEVAGAVDGPWHCIVDLETLSNGHLLSVDVFVPSPDGRKAVIGFGVDGRELAELRVFDVDTGEVLMDQIPQTYAFFAAWLPDSSGFYITARDPAAMASGSRVYRHMLGQETSTRPEDYKVTADEMWVKTSADGKHSILTADHLNPRPDCLRDETANKGWRPFLQGESAQFRGDIIGDHFYAVTNEGAPRGRLVAIPLATPKKRSTWKELIPGSDDVLATLLVVDGLLVLVDLVDTWSRMRVFDVEGRLKGEVPLPDRGSISIQQFALFNMMDMFSRGAKGEVLFPFSSPARSAALYRANVHTFEVEALTQPLVDIDAQIQSHSAASADGARVLYHVIARADVDLSKPQAVAMYGYGGFQAALIPGWPGSYLAGWIKAGGVLVLMHLRGGGELGPDMWHQGRLKHKQNTFNDVHAIAEDVIARGIGTAAQLGVLGGSNGGVMAAAVVVQRPDLYRASISQVPITDVLARARDAICMAATLDYGDPHDPEMSEIINAWSPYQNVQDGVAYPALLLDAGRQDVRCPPWHVRKMAARMQPANSSPHPILMRVREGAGHGAADVAGQRAQGSDWLAFLIDQLGLKA; encoded by the coding sequence ATGAAATATCCCATCGCCCACGCCGATCCCAAGACCGTCACCTTCGGTCGCATCAGCTACGTCGACCCGTATCAATGGCTGGAAGAAGAGAGCCCAGAGGCACTTGCATGGCAGGCGGAGCAGGATCAGTTGACGCAAGCCTGGTTCAAGGCAAATCCTGCAAGCCAGCGCGCGACAGCCATCATGGATTCGATGCCGCGCATCGAGGCTGACTTTCCCATCTTCAGTGGCGGCCGCTGGTTTCGCAAGCGCACCCCGGCAGGACGTGCGATGCAGGTGGTGGAGGTCGCCGGGGCGGTCGATGGCCCCTGGCACTGCATCGTGGATCTCGAGACCTTGTCGAACGGTCACCTTCTCAGCGTCGACGTCTTCGTCCCGTCCCCGGACGGTCGCAAGGCCGTGATCGGCTTCGGCGTCGATGGACGCGAGTTGGCCGAGCTGCGCGTGTTCGACGTCGACACCGGCGAGGTTCTGATGGACCAGATCCCTCAGACCTACGCCTTTTTCGCCGCCTGGCTTCCGGACAGCAGCGGCTTCTATATCACGGCGCGCGACCCGGCGGCCATGGCGTCTGGATCGAGGGTCTATCGCCACATGCTGGGCCAGGAGACGAGCACTCGGCCCGAGGACTACAAGGTCACAGCCGACGAGATGTGGGTCAAGACATCAGCAGACGGCAAACACTCGATCCTGACCGCGGATCACCTGAATCCGCGCCCCGACTGCCTGCGCGACGAGACGGCGAACAAGGGCTGGCGGCCCTTCCTCCAGGGCGAAAGCGCCCAGTTCCGCGGCGACATCATCGGTGACCACTTCTACGCGGTGACCAACGAGGGCGCACCTCGCGGGCGCCTGGTCGCGATCCCCCTGGCCACGCCCAAAAAACGCAGCACATGGAAGGAACTGATTCCAGGCTCGGACGACGTCTTGGCCACGCTGCTGGTCGTGGACGGACTTCTGGTGCTGGTCGACCTCGTGGACACCTGGTCGCGGATGCGGGTTTTCGACGTGGAAGGCCGGCTCAAGGGCGAAGTGCCGCTGCCGGACCGGGGCTCGATTTCGATCCAGCAGTTCGCCCTCTTCAACATGATGGACATGTTCTCCCGGGGCGCCAAGGGCGAGGTGCTGTTTCCCTTCTCGTCCCCTGCGCGTTCTGCAGCGCTCTATCGCGCCAACGTCCACACCTTCGAGGTCGAGGCCCTGACCCAGCCCCTGGTGGACATTGATGCGCAGATTCAAAGCCACAGCGCCGCGAGCGCCGACGGTGCGCGCGTTCTGTACCACGTCATCGCACGAGCTGATGTGGACCTCAGCAAGCCCCAAGCCGTGGCCATGTATGGATACGGTGGCTTCCAGGCCGCCCTGATTCCCGGCTGGCCCGGCAGCTACCTGGCAGGCTGGATCAAGGCCGGTGGCGTGCTGGTGCTGATGCACCTGCGCGGAGGCGGCGAGCTGGGTCCTGACATGTGGCACCAGGGTCGGCTAAAGCACAAGCAGAACACCTTCAATGACGTACACGCCATTGCCGAGGATGTGATCGCGCGAGGCATTGGCACTGCGGCGCAGCTCGGCGTCCTGGGCGGCTCGAACGGCGGTGTGATGGCGGCTGCAGTCGTGGTTCAGCGGCCCGACCTGTACCGCGCCAGCATCTCCCAGGTGCCCATCACCGACGTGCTGGCGCGCGCTCGCGACGCCATCTGCATGGCCGCGACGCTGGACTACGGTGATCCCCACGATCCCGAGATGTCCGAAATCATCAATGCCTGGAGCCCTTACCAAAACGTCCAGGATGGCGTGGCCTATCCGGCCTTGCTGCTCGATGCCGGCCGGCAGGACGTTCGTTGCCCGCCCTGGCACGTGCGAAAGATGGCGGCGCGGATGCAGCCGGCCAATTCCAGCCCGCACCCGATCCTGATGCGCGTGCGCGAAGGCGCGGGTCACGGGGCAGCGGATGTAGCGGGACAGCGCGCGCAGGGCAGCGACTGGCTGGCCTTTCTCATCGACCAGCTGGGCCTCAAGGCCTGA
- a CDS encoding prolyl oligopeptidase family serine peptidase: protein MHERYAAAEKLLLPVGLPKVRNAALTVRWIARTNECWYRREAGDGHEWVVFDAQGDTHRPAFDHPKLAEALKAQGHVVEASKLAIDVKRLDSDGLEFSFEKSRFDYRMSTGELRRTGDVESSKGPSRSPDGRRLLSQHDGNLWLAEAGMEARQVTTDGSENDGYAIYHGNYKGGFVPRSRVDAQGTPAGVVWAPDSSKAIVWRIDQRHVEPYPLLETAPQDGSFRPKVHLPRIPLTGERPPTIRWFCLDMDSLALTPLQLPEDQLHLHQDWEAIREWMWSPDRSHAWAVMFGADQRAAYLLDIDLTTGKSRVVLSEADEPRVELNTSSYGSIGVAVVGNMDQVLWFSHRSGWGHLYLYDGNSGRLLNAVTEGEWLVRDLIDVDSQSGRVLFTAQGREGGNPYLRSLYRINLDGSGLRRLTPVGVDADVFRGLSAISKTTESASQLSPNGNYLVYARSNVAQAPQTVVVRLEDGQETVIEEADVSGLLAAGYVPPEEFVTLAADGKTEIYGLLYRPPVMRADGKAPLLVAQYASPLMAGCPRTYLAAVAGPGQWISPAAFAALGSAVIALDARGTTGRSRKFATAGQGKLNLIGLDDYVAAIQQLGERHPWLDTSRVGIQGGSYGGYAAIRAMLEFPDVFTVGVAGVPFCSVHNMYPDYHWTGWHGAPDYGDGQGERPDATARPKNYLAMDATLQVEKLKGPLLMIAGELDENCPVGPIMQLYAAAVEADAPMELVLQPNSNHYTTRRTRYVMRKVMDYFCRHLLAEEPPRAFRFELLTQDPEPASRETAW, encoded by the coding sequence ATGCACGAGCGCTACGCAGCCGCCGAAAAACTGCTTCTTCCAGTGGGCCTCCCCAAGGTTCGCAATGCGGCACTGACGGTTCGATGGATCGCCCGGACCAACGAATGCTGGTACCGACGCGAAGCCGGCGACGGACATGAATGGGTCGTCTTCGATGCACAAGGAGACACGCATCGGCCTGCCTTCGATCACCCGAAGCTGGCCGAGGCCTTGAAGGCGCAAGGCCATGTCGTGGAGGCGTCCAAGCTGGCGATCGATGTGAAACGCCTGGATAGCGACGGCCTCGAGTTTTCGTTCGAGAAGAGCCGGTTCGACTACCGCATGTCCACAGGCGAACTCAGGAGAACCGGCGACGTCGAGTCATCGAAGGGTCCGTCACGATCGCCGGACGGGCGCCGGCTCTTGAGCCAGCACGACGGCAATCTGTGGCTTGCCGAAGCGGGCATGGAGGCCCGGCAGGTCACGACAGATGGCTCGGAAAACGATGGCTACGCGATCTATCACGGCAACTACAAAGGCGGATTTGTTCCGCGAAGCCGCGTGGACGCCCAGGGCACGCCCGCAGGCGTGGTGTGGGCACCCGACAGTAGCAAGGCGATCGTCTGGCGGATCGATCAACGCCACGTCGAGCCGTACCCGCTCCTCGAAACGGCCCCGCAGGATGGGAGCTTTCGTCCCAAGGTGCATCTGCCGCGTATACCACTCACCGGAGAGCGCCCGCCGACCATTCGCTGGTTCTGTCTCGATATGGACAGCCTGGCGTTGACGCCCCTGCAACTGCCCGAGGATCAGCTGCATCTGCATCAGGATTGGGAGGCCATCCGCGAATGGATGTGGAGCCCAGACAGAAGCCACGCCTGGGCCGTGATGTTCGGTGCGGACCAGCGAGCGGCCTACCTGCTTGACATCGATCTGACCACGGGCAAGTCTCGCGTGGTGCTGTCTGAAGCCGACGAGCCGCGTGTCGAGCTCAATACCTCCTCATACGGCTCGATCGGCGTCGCCGTGGTCGGGAATATGGATCAGGTGCTCTGGTTCAGCCATCGCTCCGGGTGGGGCCATCTTTACCTCTACGATGGCAATTCCGGCCGGCTTCTGAACGCCGTGACCGAGGGCGAATGGCTGGTGCGCGACCTGATCGACGTAGATTCGCAAAGCGGCCGTGTTCTGTTTACAGCGCAGGGCCGTGAAGGCGGCAACCCCTACCTTCGATCGCTGTACCGCATCAATCTGGACGGCAGTGGGCTGCGGCGGCTGACGCCGGTCGGCGTCGATGCCGATGTCTTTCGGGGACTCTCGGCGATCTCCAAGACCACCGAGTCCGCGAGCCAGCTGTCGCCGAATGGGAACTACCTGGTCTACGCCCGATCGAACGTCGCCCAAGCCCCGCAGACCGTCGTGGTCCGCCTCGAAGACGGGCAAGAAACCGTCATCGAGGAGGCCGACGTTTCGGGCTTGCTCGCTGCTGGCTACGTCCCGCCGGAAGAGTTCGTCACGCTGGCCGCCGATGGCAAGACCGAAATCTACGGCCTGCTCTACAGGCCACCAGTGATGCGCGCCGATGGCAAGGCTCCGCTCTTGGTCGCGCAGTACGCCAGCCCCTTGATGGCAGGCTGTCCAAGAACCTACCTGGCGGCCGTTGCCGGTCCGGGCCAGTGGATCTCGCCAGCAGCCTTCGCAGCGCTCGGCAGCGCGGTCATTGCACTGGATGCACGCGGCACCACGGGCCGCAGCCGCAAGTTTGCGACGGCAGGCCAGGGCAAGCTCAACCTGATCGGCCTGGACGACTACGTGGCCGCGATCCAGCAGTTGGGCGAACGCCACCCCTGGCTCGACACAAGCCGCGTCGGCATCCAGGGCGGGTCCTACGGCGGTTACGCAGCGATCCGCGCCATGCTCGAGTTTCCGGATGTGTTCACGGTCGGCGTCGCCGGTGTGCCCTTCTGCTCGGTGCACAATATGTATCCGGACTATCACTGGACCGGCTGGCATGGCGCGCCGGACTACGGCGACGGTCAGGGCGAACGGCCCGATGCGACTGCGCGGCCGAAGAACTACCTCGCGATGGACGCGACACTCCAGGTCGAGAAGCTCAAGGGGCCTCTGCTGATGATCGCCGGGGAGTTGGACGAGAACTGTCCCGTCGGCCCGATCATGCAGCTCTACGCCGCAGCGGTAGAGGCCGACGCACCGATGGAACTGGTGCTGCAACCCAACAGCAATCACTACACGACTAGGCGGACCCGCTACGTCATGCGCAAGGTGATGGACTACTTCTGCCGCCACCTGCTGGCCGAGGAACCGCCACGCGCCTTCCGGTTCGAGCTGCTGACGCAAGACCCGGAACCGGCAAGCCGTGAGACCGCATGGTGA
- a CDS encoding helix-turn-helix domain-containing protein, which produces MPNLVPKIPATAWVETARDMLIEQGIDAVKVDRIAQRLGVTRGGFYHHFSDHADLLARLLRLWQDTVTFLPANMVPPTNPTTALAAIDILVEGLITEHDYSPRFDMAVRAWAHADAQIARAVEDADLARIASLERIFLALGCKATEAQIRARVFYFHQIGYYAIGVKESSQQRRRQLGSYLQILCGEQNLMSARDEVSKRKRRAPC; this is translated from the coding sequence ATGCCCAATCTGGTCCCTAAGATACCGGCGACTGCCTGGGTTGAAACCGCGAGAGACATGCTGATCGAGCAGGGCATCGATGCCGTCAAGGTTGATCGGATCGCTCAGCGTTTAGGAGTCACGCGCGGCGGCTTTTACCACCACTTCAGCGATCACGCGGACCTGCTCGCCCGCCTGCTACGACTGTGGCAGGACACGGTGACGTTCTTGCCTGCCAATATGGTGCCGCCGACCAATCCCACGACGGCGCTTGCCGCGATCGACATCCTGGTTGAAGGCCTGATCACCGAACACGATTATTCCCCCCGCTTCGACATGGCCGTTCGAGCCTGGGCCCATGCCGACGCACAAATCGCCCGAGCCGTAGAGGATGCCGATCTAGCGAGGATCGCTAGTCTTGAGCGGATCTTCTTGGCTCTCGGATGCAAAGCAACGGAAGCCCAGATCCGAGCGCGCGTCTTTTATTTCCACCAGATCGGCTATTACGCAATCGGGGTCAAGGAGTCGTCACAGCAAAGACGCCGACAGCTCGGCAGCTACCTGCAAATCCTTTGCGGTGAACAGAACCTCATGTCGGCCCGAGATGAAGTGTCCAAGAGGAAACGGAGAGCACCATGCTGA
- a CDS encoding TonB-dependent receptor, protein MLSPITKNGSRMALHPLAVAALATLAGATQAQTAAAPAASASAPTATIQSLETVVVTANRRRERASDVAGSVAVLGSAQLERINATSLQDLAGYVPGLQVTGDNPGMKRQTIRGITTGTLQNGASVASYLDEAPISLSTSVVGGAVLSPDIDPLDLERIEVLKGPQGSLYGASALGGLIKYVTVTPDLKELEGRAELSYSAVRGGGNGLGMRAAINVPISRDLLAVRVSAYSRKDPGYVDDTLRHQKDVNSFRNEGARVTAYLKPNARFDAKLMLDTQTIKSDDAATPQYDAATLEPPFGRYGARNVLAQPMKNRYDRGALTLNYDLGFATLLSVTSSMRHNTDLTADASRYLAFLDAATAGAYAAAGLPVTALGITAATSINSNTTDKKVQEFRLTSPSGQKLEWLAGLFFQKETGLGAINYDAYTGTNLSTPAVPGYVHGIINNTLRESAAYANATYHFSQSFDVQAGLRYAQLTQDYDSTVQIYNYLTGRPEGVPGTPASTSQNKSTWMLSPRWKLDLNHMVYARAASGYRPGGPNTPPLAGTQKPPFSSDSIVNYEVGYKGVFPAAKADLTAALFRIDWKDIQLTATDPTYGFAYYTNGGKAHTQGIELEGNWRPAAGLRLGANLTAMQARLDQAVPEIGGLPGDNIPYTPKFSAGLMADYSWAFGVGQIAVGASLVHTGERNIGFSHQAITPLAPGLVVPTLPAYEQLDLRASYTRDNWSLNLFVKNALNKRGLLSYASGGVITDFATGATSPAGVAITTPRTIGISLRANF, encoded by the coding sequence ATGCTGTCACCGATCACCAAGAACGGCTCCCGGATGGCCTTGCACCCGCTCGCCGTCGCTGCCCTGGCCACACTGGCCGGTGCGACGCAGGCGCAAACGGCGGCAGCGCCGGCGGCATCTGCCTCCGCACCGACGGCGACCATCCAGTCGCTCGAAACCGTCGTCGTCACCGCGAACCGGCGACGTGAGCGCGCAAGCGACGTGGCCGGCAGCGTGGCCGTGCTGGGCAGCGCGCAGCTCGAACGGATCAACGCCACCTCACTGCAGGACTTGGCCGGCTATGTCCCTGGGTTGCAGGTTACCGGCGACAACCCGGGGATGAAGCGCCAGACGATCCGTGGCATCACGACCGGGACCTTGCAGAACGGTGCCTCGGTCGCGTCCTACCTTGACGAGGCGCCGATCAGCCTGAGCACCAGTGTGGTGGGAGGCGCCGTATTGAGCCCCGATATCGACCCGCTGGACCTCGAACGAATCGAGGTACTCAAGGGTCCGCAGGGCTCGCTCTACGGTGCCAGTGCACTCGGTGGATTGATCAAGTACGTGACCGTCACTCCCGACCTCAAAGAGCTCGAGGGGCGAGCCGAGCTCAGCTACAGCGCGGTTCGCGGCGGCGGCAACGGCCTTGGCATGCGGGCTGCGATCAACGTGCCGATCAGCCGTGACCTTCTGGCGGTCCGTGTCAGCGCCTATTCGCGCAAAGACCCGGGTTACGTGGACGACACCCTCCGTCATCAGAAGGATGTGAATAGCTTCCGCAACGAAGGTGCCCGTGTGACGGCATACCTGAAGCCGAATGCCCGCTTCGACGCCAAGCTGATGCTGGACACGCAGACGATCAAGTCCGACGACGCGGCCACGCCCCAATACGATGCAGCCACGCTGGAGCCTCCTTTTGGCAGGTACGGCGCCAGGAACGTGCTGGCGCAGCCGATGAAGAACCGCTACGACCGCGGTGCGCTGACCTTGAATTACGACCTCGGTTTTGCGACGCTGCTGTCGGTGACTAGCAGCATGCGTCACAACACCGACCTCACAGCGGACGCCTCGCGCTACCTCGCCTTCCTCGACGCCGCCACGGCGGGCGCCTACGCCGCGGCCGGTCTGCCGGTGACGGCGCTCGGCATCACGGCGGCCACGTCGATCAATTCGAACACGACGGACAAGAAGGTCCAGGAGTTCCGGTTGACTTCGCCCAGCGGCCAGAAGCTCGAATGGCTGGCCGGCCTGTTTTTCCAGAAGGAGACCGGGCTTGGCGCCATCAATTACGACGCCTACACCGGCACCAACCTGAGCACCCCGGCTGTGCCGGGCTATGTGCATGGGATCATCAACAACACGCTGCGTGAATCGGCGGCCTACGCGAATGCGACGTATCACTTCAGCCAAAGCTTCGACGTGCAGGCCGGTCTGCGGTACGCGCAGCTGACGCAGGACTACGATTCGACCGTCCAGATCTACAACTATCTGACGGGTCGACCGGAAGGCGTTCCAGGAACACCGGCAAGCACTTCGCAGAACAAGTCGACCTGGATGCTATCGCCGCGGTGGAAGCTGGACCTCAATCACATGGTCTATGCGCGCGCCGCTTCCGGCTATCGCCCGGGCGGGCCGAACACCCCACCGCTCGCCGGTACTCAGAAGCCACCGTTCAGTTCGGATTCGATCGTCAACTACGAGGTCGGCTACAAGGGCGTCTTCCCTGCGGCCAAGGCAGACCTGACGGCGGCGCTGTTCCGCATCGACTGGAAAGACATTCAGCTGACCGCCACCGATCCGACCTACGGTTTCGCTTACTACACAAACGGCGGCAAGGCCCACACGCAGGGCATCGAGCTTGAGGGCAATTGGCGCCCCGCGGCCGGGCTTCGCTTGGGAGCGAACCTGACGGCGATGCAAGCCAGGCTCGATCAGGCCGTGCCTGAGATCGGTGGTCTGCCGGGCGACAACATTCCCTATACGCCGAAGTTCTCGGCCGGACTGATGGCGGATTACTCCTGGGCGTTTGGCGTCGGCCAAATTGCCGTCGGCGCGAGCCTGGTCCACACCGGCGAACGGAACATCGGGTTCTCGCACCAGGCAATCACGCCACTGGCCCCCGGTCTCGTCGTGCCGACCTTGCCAGCCTATGAGCAGCTCGACCTGCGCGCCTCCTACACCCGGGATAACTGGTCGCTGAACCTGTTCGTCAAGAACGCGCTCAACAAGCGTGGCCTGCTCAGCTATGCAAGTGGCGGCGTGATCACCGATTTCGCGACTGGTGCGACCTCGCCCGCCGGCGTGGCCATCACCACACCACGCACGATCGGCATCAGCCTTCGTGCGAATTTCTAG
- a CDS encoding helix-turn-helix transcriptional regulator: protein MDTSTLQSSALLRQTDFSALLMAPPAGASSLSRTLDGALHSGHALGFEPGFDAESLSWHGRDTQARGDMAYVKLARGVWLSYGDLELNVSEFAWHREEHAMIFSTLLRGAAMLGTPLAPHRRVVYTEGCTVATACSGDALICRHSLPGTRTQGVSVLFDDDEAMSDFGLDPAEARGWIESASPRVSRADRAPRIAVSSMNLPATRAAQAILWTSFSGSRRRLYLRSKVGELLCHLLAGPVMEPDGVSRVDGGPRQDDDSLAAVVHAAMSDPEACPEVADLAARLQVSTGRLISVFKLRYGMSPREYAIATKMARARRLLQNTRISLLDVALDCGYEHHSSFSTAYRRAFGETPLETRRAVAGV, encoded by the coding sequence ATGGATACGAGCACGCTACAGAGCAGCGCCCTGCTGCGCCAGACTGACTTCTCCGCCTTGCTGATGGCCCCGCCCGCCGGCGCCTCTTCGCTGAGTCGGACGCTCGATGGCGCGTTGCACTCGGGCCACGCTTTGGGCTTCGAGCCCGGATTCGATGCCGAGTCGCTCTCTTGGCATGGCCGCGACACGCAGGCCCGGGGCGATATGGCGTATGTCAAGTTGGCACGCGGCGTCTGGCTCAGCTACGGCGACCTGGAACTGAACGTGTCAGAGTTTGCGTGGCATCGCGAGGAGCACGCGATGATCTTCTCCACACTCTTGCGCGGCGCCGCCATGCTCGGAACGCCGCTGGCGCCGCACAGGCGGGTCGTCTACACCGAGGGCTGTACGGTCGCCACCGCCTGCTCGGGCGACGCGCTGATCTGCCGCCACTCCTTGCCCGGCACGCGCACCCAGGGCGTGTCGGTGCTTTTCGATGACGACGAGGCGATGAGCGATTTCGGGCTGGACCCAGCGGAAGCACGCGGTTGGATCGAATCCGCCAGCCCCAGAGTAAGCCGTGCCGACCGCGCGCCGCGCATTGCCGTGAGTAGCATGAACCTGCCGGCCACGCGCGCTGCGCAGGCGATCCTGTGGACCTCGTTCAGCGGCTCGCGTCGACGACTGTACTTGCGGAGCAAGGTCGGCGAGCTGCTGTGTCATCTGCTGGCCGGCCCGGTCATGGAGCCGGACGGCGTCTCCCGGGTCGACGGCGGTCCGCGGCAGGATGATGACAGCCTCGCTGCCGTCGTGCATGCCGCGATGTCCGATCCGGAGGCCTGTCCGGAGGTCGCTGATCTCGCCGCGCGCCTGCAGGTGAGCACCGGCCGCCTGATATCGGTCTTCAAGCTCCGCTACGGCATGTCTCCGCGCGAATACGCGATTGCCACGAAGATGGCGCGTGCCAGGCGCCTGCTCCAGAACACCCGCATCTCGCTGCTCGACGTGGCGCTCGACTGCGGGTACGAGCACCACTCAAGCTTCAGTACCGCATATCGGCGTGCGTTTGGCGAAACGCCGCTGGAGACTCGGCGAGCGGTCGCCGGGGTCTGA